The Nitrogeniibacter aestuarii genome has a window encoding:
- a CDS encoding MOSC domain-containing protein translates to MSTLSEVHVSAIYQYPIKSCAPVLLSRGYVDHYGLAGDRRYLVTDPEGNFLTGRKHPRLASLLATPFDGGLVLAVEGEADLILRTADFPDDYVDVQVWRQGIFAQRCGDAADAWMSHYLGTPAQVVHFGPLTTRAIRDVQSKEVSFADGYPLLLANEASLEAVQAECPAPLVMEQFRPNIVIRGAEAWAEDAWSAIRIGALEFDIHSPCERCIFTTLTPRTEHFHPMQQPLRTLIRMHSNEHKAPLFGQNIIARGTGVIEVGTRVEILGA, encoded by the coding sequence ATGTCCACCCTGTCAGAAGTGCACGTCTCCGCGATCTATCAGTACCCGATCAAGTCCTGCGCCCCCGTGCTGCTCTCGCGTGGGTACGTGGACCACTACGGCCTGGCCGGCGACCGGCGGTATCTGGTCACCGATCCCGAGGGCAACTTCCTCACCGGTCGCAAGCATCCGCGCCTGGCCAGCCTCCTCGCCACGCCCTTCGATGGCGGCCTGGTGCTGGCGGTCGAGGGCGAAGCCGACCTGATCCTGCGCACGGCCGATTTTCCTGACGACTACGTGGATGTGCAGGTCTGGCGTCAGGGCATCTTCGCTCAGCGCTGTGGCGATGCGGCCGATGCCTGGATGAGCCACTACCTGGGCACGCCGGCCCAGGTGGTGCACTTCGGCCCGCTCACCACCCGTGCCATCCGCGACGTGCAGTCCAAAGAGGTGAGCTTTGCCGATGGCTATCCCTTGCTGCTGGCCAACGAGGCATCGCTCGAGGCTGTTCAGGCCGAATGCCCGGCGCCGCTGGTCATGGAACAGTTCCGCCCGAACATCGTCATCCGCGGTGCTGAAGCCTGGGCTGAAGATGCCTGGTCTGCCATCCGTATCGGCGCGCTGGAGTTCGACATCCATTCGCCCTGCGAGCGCTGCATCTTCACGACGCTCACGCCGCGCACCGAGCACTTTCACCCGATGCAGCAACCGCTGCGCACGCTCATCCGGATGCACAGCAATGAGCACAAGGCCCCGCTGTTCGGACAGAACATCATTGCCAGAGGCACCGGCGTGATCGAAGTCGGCACCCGGGTCGAGATCCTCGGTGCATGA
- a CDS encoding TolB-like translocation protein → MHILIGFLLLAIIAYLLFRQSSAQRASLPEPQALSGQSVRPFAYMANGVLFLRRNGQKIEELDSPYIRESIARRDRARQRHSWKEGTSFNIQAGGGRRSFESIDRPLVATAAAYAPNGDLYYFLRDETIGGLFRREAESDKELRIMLRQGLHLTHLCASPDGSRLAASVQEDGGVSSIALFDNEGNNFRIVTGGDTVDVAPAWIPDAPARLLFQSAGLARDENGYLLAQSHNSIQILDMDTGTIEPILDNDAFDYLKPRVDAEGNLLFIRRPYEIPRYKAENAITDVLFFPFRLLRALFHYLNFFSLMYSRKPLTSADNPSVKADIKDILLQGKRIDAEKALRNERPVHGIPSLVPSSWELVRRSRNGDETVLATNVASYDLGADGVIVYSNGRGVFVIEPDGKAALAMKGDLVAEVAAG, encoded by the coding sequence GTGCATATCCTGATCGGCTTTTTGCTGCTGGCAATCATCGCCTATCTCCTGTTCCGTCAGTCGAGCGCCCAGCGCGCTTCACTGCCCGAGCCGCAGGCCCTGTCGGGCCAGAGTGTTCGCCCGTTTGCCTACATGGCCAATGGCGTGCTGTTTCTGCGACGCAACGGCCAGAAGATCGAGGAACTGGACAGCCCGTATATTCGCGAATCCATCGCCCGACGCGACCGGGCCCGTCAGCGTCACAGCTGGAAAGAAGGCACCAGCTTCAACATCCAGGCCGGTGGCGGTCGCCGCAGTTTCGAATCCATCGATCGGCCGCTGGTCGCCACCGCAGCCGCATACGCGCCCAATGGCGATCTCTACTATTTCCTGCGCGATGAAACGATCGGCGGTCTGTTCCGGCGTGAGGCGGAATCCGACAAGGAACTGCGCATCATGCTGCGCCAGGGCCTTCATCTGACCCACCTGTGCGCCTCGCCCGACGGCAGCCGACTGGCCGCCTCGGTTCAGGAAGACGGCGGGGTCTCGAGCATTGCGCTGTTCGACAACGAGGGCAACAACTTCCGCATCGTCACCGGCGGCGACACCGTCGATGTGGCTCCGGCGTGGATTCCCGACGCCCCGGCCCGGCTGCTGTTCCAGTCGGCAGGCCTCGCACGCGACGAGAACGGCTACCTGCTCGCCCAGAGCCACAACAGTATCCAGATCCTCGACATGGACACCGGCACCATCGAGCCGATTCTCGACAACGACGCCTTCGACTATCTCAAGCCACGGGTCGACGCCGAGGGCAATCTGCTGTTCATCCGCCGCCCCTACGAGATCCCGCGCTACAAGGCCGAGAACGCCATCACCGATGTGCTGTTCTTCCCCTTCCGCCTGCTGCGCGCGCTGTTTCACTACCTCAACTTCTTTTCGCTCATGTATTCGCGCAAGCCGCTCACCAGCGCAGACAACCCGAGCGTGAAGGCCGACATCAAGGACATCCTGCTTCAGGGCAAGCGCATCGATGCCGAAAAGGCGCTGCGCAACGAGCGCCCGGTGCACGGCATTCCCTCGCTGGTACCGTCGAGCTGGGAGCTGGTGCGACGCAGCCGGAATGGCGACGAAACCGTGCTCGCCACCAACGTGGCCAGCTACGACCTGGGCGCGGACGGCGTCATCGTTTATTCCAACGGTCGCGGGGTGTTCGTGATCGAGCCCGATGGCAAGGCCGCTCTGGCGATGAAGGGCGATCTGGTGGCGGAAGTGGCGGCCGGA
- a CDS encoding DUF1326 domain-containing protein, which produces MASASWQVSGTYFEACNCTSMCPCVVLGNPTEGGCTVLIAWHVDAGHYDGVELDGCNVAFLGASPGNMLKTQWKVALYLDDRATPEQQQALGAIFSGQAGGPLGALAPLVGEVLGVKTVPIEFVAEGTKRRLRVSNLLAMDVAAIEGQGGKPVTIENVPFTPVPGFPAVVARSSGLSVHDHGFDLDISDRNGFYSPFAYQA; this is translated from the coding sequence ATGGCTTCAGCTTCCTGGCAGGTCAGCGGTACTTATTTCGAGGCTTGCAATTGCACCTCGATGTGTCCTTGCGTCGTGCTCGGCAACCCGACTGAAGGCGGATGTACCGTCCTCATCGCCTGGCATGTGGATGCTGGGCATTACGACGGGGTCGAACTGGACGGTTGCAATGTCGCCTTCCTTGGTGCGTCGCCGGGGAACATGCTCAAGACTCAATGGAAAGTGGCGCTCTATCTGGACGATCGGGCCACGCCGGAGCAGCAGCAGGCACTTGGGGCCATCTTTTCCGGTCAGGCCGGCGGCCCGTTGGGCGCGCTTGCACCCCTCGTGGGCGAGGTGCTGGGCGTCAAGACGGTGCCGATCGAATTTGTGGCCGAGGGCACGAAGCGCCGCTTGCGTGTCAGCAACCTGCTTGCGATGGATGTGGCCGCGATCGAAGGGCAGGGCGGCAAACCGGTCACCATAGAAAATGTGCCGTTCACGCCCGTGCCGGGGTTTCCTGCCGTGGTGGCCAGATCGTCCGGACTGAGCGTGCATGACCACGGCTTCGATCTGGATATCAGCGACCGCAATGGGTTCTATTCGCCCTTTGCCTACCAGGCCTGA
- the pqqC gene encoding pyrroloquinoline-quinone synthase PqqC — protein MQPNDVPTPHLATINCAEPPMSREEFEGRLREKGTSYHIHHPIHKMMADGKLTQGQIQRWVANRYLYQVAIPVKDANIMANCPDREIRREWIQRILDHDGYNIGGEKTEGGIEAWIQLGMAVGLTRDDIMSERLVAPAARFAVDAYVTFARNRPWQDAVASSLTELFAPHIHQQRLDTWPEKYPWIQTDGLQYFRNRLTQARRDVAHGLQFTLDYFGQNRALQERALEILQFKLDVLWSLADAIMLQTCEVEIKGPKV, from the coding sequence ATGCAACCGAACGACGTCCCCACCCCGCACCTGGCCACCATCAACTGTGCCGAGCCGCCCATGAGCCGTGAAGAGTTCGAAGGCCGCCTGCGCGAAAAAGGCACCAGCTATCACATCCATCACCCCATCCACAAAATGATGGCCGATGGCAAGCTCACCCAGGGCCAGATCCAGCGCTGGGTGGCCAATCGCTACCTGTACCAGGTCGCCATTCCGGTCAAGGACGCCAACATCATGGCCAACTGCCCGGACCGCGAGATCCGTCGCGAGTGGATTCAGCGCATACTCGATCATGACGGCTACAACATCGGTGGCGAGAAGACCGAGGGCGGTATCGAGGCCTGGATTCAGCTCGGCATGGCTGTGGGCCTGACCCGCGACGACATCATGTCGGAGCGCCTGGTCGCCCCGGCGGCCCGCTTCGCGGTCGATGCGTACGTGACCTTCGCCCGCAACCGCCCTTGGCAGGACGCCGTGGCCTCCAGTCTGACCGAGCTGTTCGCCCCGCACATCCACCAGCAGCGCCTCGACACCTGGCCTGAGAAGTACCCCTGGATCCAGACCGACGGCCTGCAGTACTTCCGCAATCGACTGACCCAGGCCCGCCGCGACGTCGCCCATGGCCTGCAGTTCACGCTCGACTACTTCGGCCAGAACCGTGCCCTGCAGGAACGCGCCCTCGAGATCCTGCAGTTCAAGCTCGACGTGCTCTGGTCGCTCGCCGACGCCATCATGCTGCAAACCTGCGAGGTCGAGATCAAGGGCCCCAAGGTATGA
- the pqqE gene encoding pyrroloquinoline quinone biosynthesis protein PqqE yields MSTTQRPGPPLWLLAEITYRCPLHCAFCYNPTDFASTRPEDELDTEGWLKVLHEARAIGSVQCGFSGGEPLMRDDLEILVAEAHKLGYYTNLLTSGVGLTDERAEALKAAGLDHIQLSFQDTTKELNDFLSHTRTFDLKHQVAERIKRNGWPMVLNCVIHRLNIDHVDKIIEMAVALGAEYLELANNQYYSWALLNRDQLLPSREQLERAERITNEYREKLGDKIRMFFVVPDYYETRPKKCMNGWGNVFLTITPDGTALPCHTAKMLPGLEFPNVRDMGVKDIWYDSEGFNRYRGDGWMHDTCKSCPEKESDLGGCRCQAYMLAGDATLPDPVCDKSPAHGKIVEAIEAANRPGNPAIDRPLVFRDPKESKKLIAQMSK; encoded by the coding sequence ATGAGCACCACCCAACGTCCCGGCCCACCGCTGTGGCTGCTGGCGGAAATCACCTACCGCTGCCCCCTGCACTGCGCCTTCTGCTACAACCCGACCGACTTCGCCAGTACCCGTCCGGAAGACGAGCTGGACACCGAGGGCTGGCTCAAGGTGCTGCACGAAGCACGCGCCATTGGCAGCGTGCAGTGCGGCTTCTCGGGTGGCGAGCCGCTGATGCGCGACGACCTGGAAATTCTCGTCGCCGAAGCGCACAAGCTCGGTTACTACACCAACCTGCTCACCTCCGGGGTGGGGCTCACCGACGAGCGCGCCGAAGCGCTCAAGGCGGCCGGGCTGGACCACATCCAGCTCTCCTTCCAGGACACCACGAAAGAGCTCAACGACTTTCTCTCCCACACCCGCACCTTCGATCTCAAGCATCAGGTGGCCGAGCGCATCAAGCGCAACGGCTGGCCCATGGTGCTCAACTGCGTGATCCATCGACTCAACATCGACCACGTGGACAAGATCATCGAAATGGCGGTGGCGTTGGGCGCCGAGTATCTGGAACTGGCCAACAACCAGTACTACTCCTGGGCGCTGCTCAACCGGGACCAGTTGCTGCCTTCACGCGAGCAGCTGGAGCGCGCCGAGCGCATCACCAACGAGTATCGCGAAAAGCTCGGCGACAAGATTCGCATGTTCTTCGTTGTGCCCGACTACTACGAGACCCGCCCCAAGAAGTGCATGAACGGCTGGGGCAATGTGTTCCTCACCATCACGCCGGACGGCACGGCCCTGCCCTGCCACACCGCCAAGATGCTGCCCGGGCTCGAATTCCCCAACGTGCGCGACATGGGCGTGAAAGACATCTGGTACGACTCCGAAGGCTTCAACCGCTACCGGGGCGATGGCTGGATGCACGACACCTGCAAGAGCTGCCCGGAGAAGGAAAGCGACCTGGGCGGCTGCCGCTGCCAGGCCTACATGCTGGCCGGCGATGCGACCCTGCCCGACCCGGTGTGCGACAAGTCGCCCGCGCACGGCAAGATCGTCGAGGCCATTGAGGCCGCCAACCGGCCGGGCAATCCGGCCATCGACCGGCCGCTGGTGTTCCGGGATCCGAAAGAGTCGAAGAAATTGATCGCTCAGATGAGCAAATGA
- the pqqD gene encoding pyrroloquinoline quinone biosynthesis peptide chaperone PqqD, with translation MSDAPAINTPKVSSHFRLQFEQAQDAWVLLYPEGMIKLNPSAGEIMKRCDGTRDVPALVAELESTFQTEGLEPDVRAFLEMAQKQHWIVEA, from the coding sequence ATGAGCGACGCCCCCGCCATCAACACGCCGAAAGTCTCCAGCCACTTCCGGCTGCAGTTCGAGCAGGCCCAGGATGCCTGGGTGCTGCTCTACCCGGAAGGCATGATCAAGCTGAACCCCAGTGCGGGCGAGATCATGAAACGCTGCGACGGCACCCGCGATGTGCCGGCGCTGGTGGCCGAGCTGGAGTCCACGTTCCAGACCGAAGGTCTGGAGCCTGATGTGCGCGCCTTTCTCGAGATGGCGCAGAAGCAGCACTGGATCGTCGAGGCATGA
- a CDS encoding DUF2182 domain-containing protein, translating to MKLAGAGVPVVVIALGWAYLVAMVWGMEHMEVSGTWWLMPRMVNWGAVDLLLVFLMWAIMMAAMMLPSVLPVFGLLRKAEQLGSVPGRASSRSTLFALGYLAVWSGFSVLATGLQWGLLELRLVSPMMDSASAQLSAVLLILAGLYQFSALKHACLQRCRSPLSFLLTHGDAGGFWLGVRQGSDCVGCCAMLMLLLFVLGVMNLWWILALTVFVLVEKWLAGRAWFSRTVGAGLIAWGAWLMVVSPGLGA from the coding sequence ATGAAGCTTGCCGGCGCAGGGGTGCCGGTGGTGGTCATTGCCCTGGGCTGGGCTTACCTCGTCGCCATGGTGTGGGGCATGGAGCACATGGAGGTGTCCGGCACCTGGTGGTTGATGCCGCGCATGGTCAACTGGGGTGCGGTCGATCTGCTGCTGGTGTTTCTCATGTGGGCCATCATGATGGCGGCCATGATGCTGCCCTCCGTCCTGCCGGTCTTTGGTCTGCTGCGCAAAGCCGAGCAATTAGGCAGCGTGCCTGGGCGAGCGAGTTCGCGCAGCACCCTGTTTGCGCTGGGTTATCTCGCTGTGTGGTCGGGTTTTTCCGTGCTGGCCACCGGGCTTCAGTGGGGCTTGCTCGAGCTGCGTCTTGTGTCGCCCATGATGGACAGCGCGAGTGCCCAGCTCAGTGCGGTATTGCTCATTCTGGCCGGGCTTTACCAGTTCAGTGCGCTCAAGCACGCCTGTTTGCAACGATGCCGCTCGCCGTTGAGCTTTCTGCTGACCCATGGCGACGCCGGCGGATTCTGGCTCGGCGTGCGGCAGGGCAGTGACTGCGTGGGCTGCTGCGCCATGCTCATGTTGCTGCTGTTCGTGCTCGGGGTGATGAATCTGTGGTGGATTCTCGCGCTGACCGTGTTCGTACTCGTCGAGAAGTGGCTGGCCGGGCGCGCCTGGTTCTCCCGTACGGTGGGTGCGGGGCTGATCGCCTGGGGGGCGTGGCTGATGGTGGTCAGCCCGGGCTTGGGCGCCTAG